From one Methylomonas paludis genomic stretch:
- a CDS encoding selenium-binding family protein, giving the protein MKIESNAAVRKTGLMVGAVLLLGYGQTSQAVKPPPPLPTEDTLLVWAGDKLHKAPDFLSVIDLNASSATYGKVLRTVPLPSAVLPTSANAPWANLTDKNGNLYGGAIGNEPHHVGLSADKKTFVGGGLLSVLNGQNQSFFFDVTNPRQPSFISAEGAQVDGSLTYASIADEYEPVSNGHFLATFMGSWDGNAPGRLIEYDTHHHVVGVWPDKLDANIPAGFNPHGISFDESRNLLVTSDFICPIHTILGHSHDGGNSDLFRGSVRYWNFDTRQIKQTIPVGDGKAGTIAVELIPRDSKERAFASGVIDGKLYLIDPNADSGKGSATPVFDFNTHPGFVEADGTPPWPHLIRINKIGTRLFITLNYQGQHGRVAQFNIENPTAPKLLGVVNLGVGSGPHFLELSNDEKRLVVSDYFLDENLGVDAAPIGIVGVEGDHKVHVLNVTPNNLQLDSKFKLDFSSDIVNIPGYGGAYPVNGRPHGFALINSKK; this is encoded by the coding sequence ATGAAGATAGAAAGTAATGCCGCAGTTCGTAAAACCGGCTTGATGGTGGGTGCTGTCCTGCTGCTTGGTTATGGCCAAACCTCACAAGCTGTCAAACCGCCGCCGCCACTACCAACTGAAGATACTCTGCTGGTTTGGGCTGGCGATAAGCTGCATAAAGCACCGGATTTTCTCAGCGTGATAGATCTCAACGCCAGCTCCGCGACTTACGGCAAAGTATTACGTACTGTCCCTTTACCTTCTGCTGTATTACCCACCTCGGCCAATGCGCCTTGGGCTAATCTTACTGATAAAAACGGCAACCTTTATGGTGGTGCTATTGGTAACGAACCGCATCATGTGGGCTTATCTGCCGATAAAAAAACCTTTGTCGGCGGCGGTTTGTTAAGCGTGTTAAATGGTCAAAACCAAAGCTTTTTCTTTGATGTGACTAATCCGCGCCAGCCCAGCTTTATTTCTGCCGAAGGCGCACAAGTTGACGGCAGCTTGACTTATGCTTCTATCGCCGACGAATACGAGCCAGTCAGTAATGGTCATTTCCTGGCAACTTTTATGGGCAGTTGGGATGGTAACGCCCCTGGCCGTTTGATTGAATACGATACCCATCATCATGTGGTCGGGGTCTGGCCGGATAAACTCGATGCCAACATCCCGGCCGGCTTTAATCCGCATGGTATTTCATTTGATGAAAGCCGCAATTTGCTGGTCACCAGCGACTTTATCTGCCCCATACATACCATTCTGGGCCATAGTCATGACGGCGGCAACAGCGATTTATTCCGTGGTAGCGTGCGTTATTGGAACTTCGATACCCGGCAAATTAAACAGACCATTCCGGTCGGTGACGGCAAGGCCGGCACGATTGCGGTGGAATTGATCCCACGTGACAGTAAAGAACGGGCTTTTGCCAGCGGTGTGATAGACGGCAAACTGTATCTGATCGACCCAAATGCCGATAGCGGCAAAGGCAGTGCCACACCCGTATTTGATTTTAATACGCATCCCGGCTTTGTTGAAGCAGATGGCACACCACCCTGGCCGCATCTGATCCGGATTAATAAAATCGGTACCCGCTTATTTATCACCCTGAATTATCAAGGCCAACATGGCCGGGTTGCCCAATTCAATATCGAAAACCCAACAGCCCCCAAATTGCTGGGTGTGGTGAATCTGGGTGTTGGTTCCGGACCGCACTTTCTGGAATTGAGTAACGATGAGAAGCGTTTGGTGGTATCCGATTATTTTCTGGATGAAAACCTGGGGGTGGATGCTGCACCTATCGGTATCGTGGGCGTAGAAGGTGATCATAAGGTGCATGTTCTTAATGTCACCCCTAACAATCTGCAACTGGATAGCAAATTCAAGCTGGATTTCAGTAGTGATATTGTCAATATTCCCGGTTATGGCGGTGCATATCCTGTTAATGGCCGACCACATGGCTTTGCCTTGATCAACAGCAAAAAATAG
- the rpsF gene encoding 30S ribosomal protein S6: protein MRHYEIVFLVHPDQSAQVPAMIERYKATVEDAGGVIHRLEDWGRRHLAYPIKKIHKAHYVLINIEVDKNTLEELESGFRFNDAILRSLTLVQKAAVTTPSAIALSGNDGQKASSRVKEEVEEEAEAEVVDDAEVEITAEVAPE from the coding sequence ATGCGACATTATGAAATCGTCTTCCTGGTACACCCTGATCAAAGCGCTCAGGTTCCTGCCATGATAGAACGTTACAAAGCCACTGTTGAAGATGCGGGCGGCGTTATCCACCGTCTGGAAGATTGGGGCCGTAGACATCTGGCTTATCCGATCAAAAAAATCCATAAAGCCCATTATGTGTTGATTAATATCGAAGTCGATAAAAACACGCTGGAAGAGCTGGAAAGCGGTTTCCGTTTTAACGATGCGATTCTGCGCAGCCTGACTCTGGTACAAAAAGCGGCGGTTACTACGCCTTCTGCTATCGCTTTAAGCGGCAATGACGGCCAAAAAGCCTCCAGCCGTGTTAAAGAAGAAGTTGAAGAAGAAGCCGAAGCAGAAGTAGTTGACGATGCAGAAGTCGAAATAACTGCTGAAGTAGCCCCAGAATAA
- the rpsR gene encoding 30S ribosomal protein S18 — MARNNIRRKKGCRFSGEDAIVIDYKDLDLLSEYITETGKIIPSRITGTSAKYQRQLTSAIKQARFIALLPFCDAHK, encoded by the coding sequence ATGGCACGTAATAATATCAGACGTAAGAAAGGTTGCCGCTTTAGCGGTGAAGACGCCATCGTGATCGATTATAAAGATCTGGATTTATTGAGCGAATACATTACCGAGACCGGCAAAATTATCCCTAGCCGGATTACCGGTACCAGTGCAAAGTACCAAAGACAGTTGACTTCAGCCATAAAACAAGCCCGTTTTATTGCTTTGCTGCCTTTCTGCGACGCACATAAATAA
- the rplI gene encoding 50S ribosomal protein L9: protein MEVILLEKTANLGNLGDKVTIKAGYGRNFLIPQGKAVPATPKKIREFEERRAELEKQAAENLAAAGARGEALSKLTIVINHKTGDEGRLFGSVGTQNIADAITAAGIAVAKHEVRLPKGVIRHVGTYDIDINLHTDVVVTLPIKVAAE, encoded by the coding sequence ATGGAAGTTATTCTTCTTGAGAAAACGGCAAACCTGGGTAACCTGGGTGACAAGGTAACCATTAAGGCCGGTTACGGTAGAAATTTTTTGATTCCACAAGGCAAAGCTGTCCCAGCTACCCCGAAAAAAATCAGAGAATTTGAAGAGCGCCGCGCCGAACTGGAAAAGCAAGCTGCCGAAAATCTGGCTGCTGCCGGGGCCCGTGGCGAAGCACTGTCTAAGCTGACTATCGTTATCAACCACAAAACCGGTGACGAAGGTCGCCTGTTTGGTTCAGTCGGTACCCAAAACATCGCTGATGCCATCACTGCTGCCGGCATCGCCGTTGCCAAGCACGAAGTGCGTCTGCCTAAAGGCGTGATTCGTCACGTGGGTACTTATGACATCGATATCAATCTGCATACCGATGTAGTAGTCACTCTGCCGATTAAAGTCGCCGCCGAGTAA
- a CDS encoding glycosyltransferase family 4 protein, producing the protein MKRNLSVMMLGLRGLPNVQGGIEAHVQNLATYLQDRDCQVDVIVRAPYQPVEYRKQWNGIRIHSLWSPVSKSLEAITHTAVGVLYAAVKRPDILHIHAVGPSLMVPMARMLGLKVVVTHHGQDYDRQKWGRMAKFMLKTGEYCGMKMANGRIVISEVLQNLVQDKYAKNSTLIPNGVVMPALTDSAATLEKFGLTAGKYILTVSRLVPEKRHLDLIEAFKQGRLPGWKLAIVGGSDHPDAYTDAVHAAAAGHEDVVMTGFQSGVALKELFTHAGMFVLPSSHEGLPIAMLEALSFGLPVIASDIPANLEVGIADDHYFALGNIAALTERLEAFAGKAQDSAAKTELRAWVDQKYNWNDIAAKTLDVYEAVAGKKAGRTLAMPGRQIESQYQGLMA; encoded by the coding sequence ATGAAACGCAACTTATCTGTCATGATGCTGGGACTGCGCGGTTTGCCTAATGTACAAGGTGGCATCGAAGCCCATGTGCAAAATCTGGCGACTTATCTGCAGGATCGCGATTGTCAGGTGGATGTGATCGTTCGTGCCCCTTACCAACCGGTTGAATATCGCAAACAATGGAACGGTATCCGTATCCACAGCTTGTGGTCACCGGTTTCCAAATCACTGGAAGCCATTACTCACACTGCAGTGGGTGTGTTATACGCCGCCGTTAAACGCCCAGACATTCTGCACATTCATGCCGTTGGCCCTTCTTTGATGGTGCCTATGGCGCGTATGCTGGGCCTGAAAGTGGTCGTAACTCACCACGGTCAGGATTATGATCGCCAAAAATGGGGCAGAATGGCTAAATTCATGCTGAAAACCGGCGAGTATTGCGGTATGAAAATGGCTAATGGCCGCATCGTGATTTCTGAAGTCTTACAAAATCTGGTACAAGACAAATATGCCAAAAACTCAACGCTGATTCCTAATGGCGTCGTCATGCCGGCTTTGACCGACAGCGCTGCCACGCTGGAAAAATTTGGTTTGACTGCCGGCAAATATATTTTGACTGTCAGCCGTCTGGTGCCGGAAAAACGTCATCTGGACTTGATCGAAGCCTTTAAACAAGGCCGCCTGCCAGGCTGGAAACTGGCTATCGTCGGTGGTTCTGATCATCCCGATGCGTATACCGATGCGGTACATGCGGCAGCCGCCGGCCACGAAGATGTGGTCATGACCGGTTTTCAAAGTGGAGTCGCTTTAAAAGAACTGTTTACCCATGCCGGCATGTTCGTACTGCCTTCTTCTCATGAAGGTCTGCCGATTGCAATGCTGGAAGCCCTGTCTTTTGGTTTGCCGGTCATTGCCAGCGACATTCCTGCCAACCTGGAAGTAGGCATAGCCGATGACCATTATTTTGCACTGGGCAATATTGCCGCTTTGACCGAACGCCTGGAAGCCTTTGCCGGCAAAGCACAAGATAGCGCAGCAAAAACCGAATTACGTGCCTGGGTTGATCAAAAATACAACTGGAATGATATTGCGGCAAAAACTCTGGACGTTTATGAAGCCGTAGCCGGTAAAAAAGCCGGCCGCACCCTGGCAATGCCTGGTCGTCAAATCGAAAGCCAATATCAAGGTTTGATGGCGTAA
- a CDS encoding nucleotidyltransferase family protein, which produces MPPELTITPKQYSLLLKLLQQFLPAVRVWAFGSRIKGCAQTTSDLDLAVFAKPSQKPQVFALQEALEESNLPFRVDLLIWDDIPENFKINIQAQFVELVADTSMPSS; this is translated from the coding sequence ATGCCCCCTGAACTGACCATTACCCCTAAGCAGTACAGCCTATTGTTAAAACTGTTGCAACAGTTTTTACCTGCGGTCAGGGTTTGGGCGTTTGGCTCACGCATCAAAGGCTGCGCCCAAACCACATCCGATCTCGATCTGGCTGTTTTTGCCAAGCCGTCACAAAAGCCGCAAGTCTTTGCCCTGCAAGAAGCACTGGAAGAAAGCAATCTACCGTTTAGAGTTGATTTACTGATCTGGGATGACATTCCGGAAAACTTTAAAATCAATATCCAAGCTCAGTTTGTGGAATTAGTTGCGGATACTAGCATGCCGTCAAGTTAA
- a CDS encoding nucleotidyltransferase substrate binding protein, which produces MSSGTYALLALLYWTIISVNRLAQPMIDYQKFKKSLQQLELQFANFQGSVQRSNLTTLDKEAIAESVIQRFETCYDCLWKHLKRYLIEILGLPDVPNSPKPIFRIAAENHLLHAPTEQWLNYADARIQPSHDYDGEKAKIALALMVDFIADAIDLYQTLTAETWSCPLN; this is translated from the coding sequence ATGAGTTCAGGCACTTACGCCTTGCTTGCTCTGCTCTATTGGACAATAATCAGCGTTAATCGCCTAGCCCAGCCCATGATTGATTACCAAAAATTCAAAAAATCGCTGCAACAATTGGAATTACAATTTGCCAATTTTCAAGGCTCTGTCCAGCGCAGCAATTTAACGACGCTGGATAAAGAAGCGATTGCCGAATCGGTGATTCAACGCTTTGAAACCTGCTATGACTGCCTTTGGAAACATTTAAAACGCTATTTAATTGAAATCCTGGGTTTACCGGATGTACCCAACAGCCCTAAACCGATTTTCCGCATTGCTGCCGAAAACCACCTACTTCATGCCCCCACCGAACAATGGTTGAATTATGCCGATGCCCGAATTCAACCATCACATGACTACGATGGTGAAAAAGCCAAGATTGCCTTGGCGCTGATGGTGGATTTTATTGCTGATGCTATTGATCTGTACCAAACATTGACGGCAGAAACCTGGTCATGCCCCCTGAACTGA
- a CDS encoding EthD family reductase, with amino-acid sequence MKQAKLIVIYPTPTDLKEFEKRYAEEHVPMAVEKLAGKTKFVASLITGAAGGAAAPYHRIAEVYFPSAADLVACLNSAGGQETAQHAVAISTGGAPLFLTAEVETFDF; translated from the coding sequence ATGAAACAAGCAAAATTAATTGTGATCTACCCAACTCCTACCGATTTGAAAGAGTTTGAAAAACGCTATGCAGAAGAGCATGTACCAATGGCGGTAGAAAAGCTGGCCGGCAAAACCAAATTTGTGGCTTCGCTGATTACCGGTGCGGCTGGAGGGGCGGCAGCACCCTATCATCGGATAGCCGAAGTTTATTTTCCATCGGCAGCTGATCTGGTTGCCTGTTTGAATTCAGCAGGTGGTCAGGAAACGGCTCAACATGCAGTGGCTATTTCCACCGGCGGCGCACCCTTATTCCTGACTGCCGAAGTCGAGACATTTGATTTTTAG